acctaactaaatacttggagaccaagcaatgtaaacctataaaaagggtattaggttatgtaatcgatcatcgaatctcatatcacaagttctacatcaaaacctagggtttacccctttagggggaaaccaccatgattcctcttctttgtaatatgagtagctaaatcctttgttgattaaggatgaattcaatgttctaagcgtgaagctatattaataatacaaatctattgagagtttttatcatcatcgtttgtctttaccatatctagggtttatgaatgattcttagattaATTTGGGTGTGCAACTAGATTAATCTATTGATTGTTTTATTgatagtagaagttatgagataagtaatcgtcgattaactttcAACACAAGTAGAAATTGCGAGACCTTACAaaaggattctgtggagcaatcgtgtgtgaagacaacaccagcaagtaaacctttatctaagagtttaactactgggatcaacttaaattcacaaagcttaaagcgttcgattggattacaccttgagtgatctaatacttagtggttcgttggatagaatctgatagtcgagaacttccgtatccaatgatagaaggagttttggggataccACTGATCTAGATGtcattctacggttggtgatgaatggttcttacgaacaatagataagtattctaattatgttaacgcttggtaacggcgaaggattccttaatcatccctttcTTTATTATTGTCTATTTATTCatcttataaaccaaaaccccctttgttatttactttatcttgctatttcaaataacctatcaattacacagctctctgtgggaacaatctcttactaccgctatattaccagttaattagtgggaaatatatttattaatttgattgcacttacgacacgcatcaactaGAAGCAAAGAAATGGAATCAGTGAATCACTGCATCCCAGTTACAAAtgagtgtagaaagtgaaaagCCTGAAAAAATGTCAGATTTTACAGCCCAAGAATACAACAAGCATTTAACTGCAATTATTAATTGGTTAATATTTCTAGAATGATTGTTGTAGAGACGGTTGTTACGCTCCTTCCAAATAGTCCACCATATTGCAAACGATAATAAGCTCCAAATCTCTTTTAAtcttgaagaatttttctttgcccCCCATTCCCATAAATTCATCCTCACATCACCTGCTAGAGCCCAGCCAACACAAAAACTGTGTAGAAAATAGGACCAGATGCTAGCAACTGAAGTACAATGAAGAAACAGGTGATCATTTGTTTCAGCAAAATGATTGCAAAACAAACAGTTTGTATCCTTCACTAAACCAGCTCTGAACAACATGTCCAAAGTTGGAGCACCTTTGTAACATAAATTCCACACTAAAAATGACACCTTCAGTGGCACCGTGGAGTTCCATAATTGTTTATCTGGAAATCTCAAAAGGCCCCCCTCTTCCAAAGTAGTATAAGGATTAGCTACTGAAAAAGTATCCCCATATCTCCAGACTCTAACATCTTCACCAGCATTCTGTGGAGGTTCACCAATCACCTGCAAGAGATTTGCTACATCCAAAATCTCATTATCCTGCAGATTTCTTCAGAACTTTAAATCTCAGGCTCCATTAGAAGAAACCAATTATTTTACCATCATATGCTTAGTTCTTGAAATCCTGTTCAAAATAATCTTTTGAGACAAGAAACACCTACCCATACATCCTCCCAAAAATGAATGTTGTTACCATTTCTCACAGTAAGCAATGTACCTTCCTTAACAAACTCTATGGATTTTAAAATTCCAAGCCAAAGATTATGACAAACTGCTCTATTGTGCTGATTTGGAAATAATGCCTCAACATCACCCCCAAATTTTTTATTGATAATCTTTCTCCAAAGAGCTTGTTTTTCAGAGCCATATATCCAAATCCATTTAGCATGTAAAGCCTTGTTTACAATTTGCAATTTCTTAATGCCTACTCCTCCCTTGGATTTAGGTAGATTTAACTAAGACCAAGCTACccaacttttttcttcttcacagaATTATTTGATCCCCAAAGAAATCTTCTCATTATTCTTTCCAGATCATTTGAAAATGATATAGGCATTTGAAACATTGATAGATAGTAAACTGGTAAGCTAGCAATAACACTTTGAATCATTATTAGTCTTTGACCtttagataaataaacttttttcCAAGCTGCCAATTTCTATTGAACTCTAATGAAGATATCAGACCACACCACTTTACTCTTATACTTATTGCCTATGGGGATACCAAGATAATTCATTGGTAATTGAGAACTTGAACATCCAAAAGAATCAGCAAAAACTTCTCCATTATGCAACTGGCCTAGGCCTACCATAGTGCTCTTCCTATAATTTACTTTTAGACCAGAAATCATCTCAAACACAGTCAAAATATGCTTCAAATTTTGAACCTGCAACTCATCATCATTGAGAAAAACCACAAGATCATCTGCAAATTGTAAGTGACTTATTGTGGTTCCATTTTGAGAAACTTTGAAACCAGAGATTAAATTATCAGAAGCAGCTTTCTTGAGCATGAGTGAAAGAATCTTAGCAACTAAAATGAATATAAAAGGGGAGATAGGATCATCCTGTCTTATGCCTTTTTGACTCTTGAATAAATCAGTTGTTTTACCTTTCAATAAGACTGCAAATCTAGGAGTAGAAATACACCATTTTATCCAGCTCCTCCACCTCATACCAAAACCAAACCTTCCCAGAGTGATGTCTATGCACAGTTCAGATAGTCAAAAGCCTTCTCAAAATCAACCTTACAAATCAAACCAGTTTCTTGCATTCTCAACTTTGAATCAATAAGATCAAAGGCTATTAAAATTCCATCTTGAATTTGCCTGCCATGCACAAAAGCCCCTTGAAATTCAGATATGATAGAAGGAACAACTAGTTTCATTCTTTCAGCCAATAGTtttgatataattttcaaatGCATATTTTGTCTTTTCGCTTGTTTGATATTTCGATAAAAGTCTACAATaattagtttatttttattttgagtttgagaaaaaaataaattgagtAATTTCATCACATTTTTGGCTGCCATAAACCTCACATCTAAACCTCCGCTCATCTGATCCGATAAAACTCAAAGGTATGCCGATCTCTTTCTTTGATTTCAATCCTTAAAGTATCTATTCTTTTTTTATCTCTTAAAATATTTCTCCGGTTTGTGGTTGTGCTAATCAGAGACTCTCAGAGTCAGGTTTGCGTAGTGGCTACACAGGGGCCGGTTTTCCCTCTCTTGTGATTTTC
This genomic stretch from Papaver somniferum cultivar HN1 chromosome 5, ASM357369v1, whole genome shotgun sequence harbors:
- the LOC113279336 gene encoding uncharacterized protein LOC113279336, whose product is MKLVVPSIISEFQGAFVHGRQIQDGILIAFDLIDSKLRMQETGLICKVDFEKAFDYLNFLLKGKTTDLFKSQKGIRQDDPISPFIFILVAKILSLMLKKAASDNLISGFKVSQNGTTISHLQFADDLVVFLNDDELQVQNLKHILTVFEMISGLKVNYRKSTMVGLGQLHNGEVFADSFGCSSSQLPMNYLEFVKEGTLLTVRNGNNIHFWEDVWDNEILDVANLLQVIGEPPQNAGEDVRVWRYGDTFSVANPYTTLEEGGLLRFPDKQLWNSTVPLKVSFLVWNLCYKGAPTLDMLFRAGLVKDTNCLFCNHFAETNDHLFLHCTSVASIWSYFLHSFCVGWALAGDVRMNLWEWGAKKNSSRLKEIWSLLSFAIWWTIWKERNNRLYNNHSRNINQLIIAVKCLLYSWAVKSDIFSGFSLSTLICNWDAVIH